The sequence below is a genomic window from Lycium ferocissimum isolate CSIRO_LF1 chromosome 9, AGI_CSIRO_Lferr_CH_V1, whole genome shotgun sequence.
TCTAGcttcacataatttaaagtGGCTTATAGTTTCTTCTATTGTTAGATCTCCTAACTTGCATCCTTTACatctaaaatttatatttttattttttctatgaaGCATTTTTACTTCTTATATAGCTATGTCtacttcaaaatctttttgtattAATTCTATGTTCATAAGGGTTGATTcaatagtttcattttcatctagaatattttcttctaaaattCACAGTTAGTTTACAAAaggcatataaacaattaagttTTAGTAATACCAGCTGACTCTTGAATTAATATAATACAAAAACGACAGCTACATTTGCTAAGTTTCATGCAAGTGtgttaaaaaaatcaagtttaTGCGAAGAGGCTGAAATGCTTCCTACTTCTTGACTTtgaaagtttcatttttttttttttttggttttaagtTGCTCccctcacaaaaaaaaaaaaaaaaaaaaaaaaaaaaaaaaggtaatttgcggaggttgaaagttgcaattcgcggagGTTTTAGCTTCCTTTAGCAAATAGCGAAGATTAAAACCCTCACGAATTGCAAttttcaacctccgcaaattaccaATTTTTTTGTAATGTCTCATGCACCTAGATTTGACTTTTCATTGTCATCCATTAAAACATTGACACCTCTTGGTATCTTAACTATATGATACTTATCAAATGGAATTTCACTTCCCTCTTTTTAAGTATGCTTGAAAAATGAAGTCACATATCGTACCATTTGCTAGATGTTGTAATTCCAGCCCAAGTCAGAAAAATATGTGTTCAAATTCAAGCCTGTACATATTTTCATTATTGAGGTTAATTTCTATACACTACTAATATAGAAGACTTGTAAGAAGACTTCTTCACAATATCATATCACTTATAAGATAACTATCGCGTAACAGTCTTGAAAAATGAGATTAGTAAGCTAAAAAATAGAACAGGTTATGTGTTGCAGCAGGCTATTTGTCGGTACATATATGTTTAATCATAACAAAAAGCTTGCTTCCCCACCTAGGGGCGGACCAAGTGCTTCGATTTTGAATCCAATATTTTCAATGCGGAGTAAAGATTTTGAAAACCTAGAAATAATTCAATAAATATTAGTTCTAAACCCATAAGTCAAAAGGTACAATCAGTCCGGTGCTAAGAACTTTAAAGATCAAACTCATCAAGTCAAAATTTTGGATCCGCCTGTTTCCACCTCACACCATTCCcttaaaaataatttcttgaGATTGGGACATACAAGAAAAGACAAACCAGAAGAATACTCTTTGAGGGGACCCCATATAAAAAAGATTCCAAACAAACTCATGTCATGAAACTAACCTCCACAATCTTAAAGAGCCTTATACAAACAAAATAAGAAGGACAATTATTCATGTCCTTTTGATAAGTCTTCAACTCTTTGCAATTTTCAAAACTTTACTCTCTTTTCATAAATCATTTTGGTTACATACGTGATGTCGAATTCAGATAGAAGTAGTAACCATCTTGCGGTTCATCCAAGTATGCTAGTCATAGCAATCCTTCAATTTCTACTCTTAAATATTGTTAAGGTCAATGGCTCTCCATTTCAAGATTTGCCATCTTCACAAGATGAATCCAACAATTTCAGGCCAAGTATTGCTGTTGTTATTGGTGTCCTCTCCATCAtgttttccttaacatttcTTCTACTCCTTTACGCTAAATTCTGTCGTAGATCACCTCCTCCCCTTCACAACGCGATGCAAATTCATCAAAATGGACTAACAACCCTTCCAATTGGAAGAATTTCCTCAGGTATCGATAAAACTGTCATCGAATCACTCCCCTTTTTCAGGTTCTCATTGCTTAAAGGCTCGAAAAAAGGTCTCGAATGTGCTGTTTGTTTGTCAAGCTTCGAAGATGTTGAAGTCCTTCGATTGCTCCCAAAGTGCAAACACGCATTTCACATCAATTGTATTGATCAATGGCTCGAAAAACATTCGAGTTGTCCTCTTTGTAGACACAAAATCAGTGCTGAGGACAATTCATTGTTGACATATTCAAATAGTTTTCGGTTCTTGAGGAATCAATCTGAGCTAAGAGAGGATTCCAATTTGGAACTTTATGTACAAAGAGAAGCAAATGGTTGTAACAGATCATCAAGATTCAGTATTGGCAGCATAAGTTTCAAGAAATCTGAAAAGGGTGTTAGAGAAGACGAAatactaattcaagaaaacgACGTTTTTGATCAAACAGAGGAACAACAAAACAGAATTCTACACAAGTTCAATCATAAGATTATTGTGTCTGATGTTGTTTTAAAACATCGATGGAGCAACGTTAGTTCATCTGATTTTATGCTCTTGAATAGTGAAATGATTAATGACACGACGAGCAACAGATTCTCATACTTGGAATCAAGAACCAATTTAGAAAGTACATCAAAAGTGTTGAGGCAAAATGAGAAGAGATCCATGTCTGAGATTTTGATTTGTCCAAGATTTGATGATTTTAGTACTAGGAGTTGTAATAGAGAGAGTTCTTGTGTTGTACCAAATAATGTGAAGGATGAAAAAAGGAGGAATCTTTGGCTACCAATTGCAAGAAGAACAGTTCAATGGTTTGCAAATAGAGAAAAAAGGTATGCAGCACAGCCAGAATATACAAGACAATCATTCAATGTATAGTCATTATCATAGCTATATTTGCATAATTGGTAAGTCAAAGAATTTGAGTTACATTAAGATAGATGAGAAAAAAATCATCCAGCTATGTATGATTGTTGTGTTCAAAATATGTAAACGCGTtgagatttttatttttctttttatggatCTTAACATCTTTAGCCAGCcaactaagtttttttttttttttagccgcCTAACTGTAGTATCTTGTAGCAGTCACTGACATATTACATATATTCACAAtatcccaaatttttaaaaactttttcattaattacttttatgtcttaattttatttatttaagtaagCTCACTTTTGTATATTTAgtgtccttacaataattttcaaatttttttaaaactttttaattaattacaggtcctaatcttatttatttatgtcaattttttttgtttttgtttttaaagtctactttttatttacctcatttttttttttttttatcgtgctcgatatccgcattttcAATTAATCCGTGATAATTAGaccgcatcgcgcctattcggggagcgcttcctccaaagatttttttccatatccatgttcgaatcGCTAATCCTAATTAAGAGAGCACTCGAAATACCACGcttgcacaagttaaattatgtatttatcttaaaagttcattaactatgtatagattatttatttagaactaaataacttcagaaaattatgatacataagttataatttcatcaaaatggaagttaaaatattaaaggagtggaatgaaaattttgcttttatataactacccacttgtgggactacaatgggtatatggttgttgttgttgttgttgtacgcacttaacacaaattatatttctttagttaaaatatctttTTATATCTGAGTTTAGGCTAAGATTttgcctcacataactagtattcAATATATAACAAgtgtatagtaagtgtatatTTAGTGGACATATTGTTTACAGTTATTTTTGtcgtaagtttttttttttttttttaaattgtttttattacatagtgGGTAGGGAAAGGGAAatgggggaggggattacaacggggattcaatcaattttttagATTACCGTAAGCTTTGTTTAAAATAGTGTGTAGtgtaaaattccttttttttttttttttccactgaCATTTTGTTTCGTAGGCTTATTTCTTAGCGAAATTTCTGTTTACGATCACGTGAAGTTGCCGTACAACAATGTATAATTATTCTTAACAACCCTGATGAAGTAATATGAAATAGGTAAATAAATTACTAAAACtcattaaattacattatatgTAAAATTTCTTTACATTGTTAGTGCATATTGGTAAAATCCTGTAAATGCTAAGTGCTAACAAAGCGAGATAATACAAAGGATCTCTTGAACTAGATCAAACTTTGATAAAGAAAAGTTTAGCATTAAGACATTTCTTTCATTAAATCTTCAGCTCCTTCAtaaaacatttctttcaactatgcTTCTTTTagattctttttaaaaatgtttcTAAATATAAGTTCGAATTCAGTAATAGCCGGGCAAAAAGCAAAAGTTTTTTAATGAGTTTTCCAGAAGACGCCccccttttttaatttttcaagtttctaaattaaaataaaagaacaaattcattaatttctgttatatttttaattattttaataaagtTATGCtgctttttttaattaattgtgtGAGCTTTCAGTCCAACAACTCATTAAAATACGCAATTTTTGAAGTGTCATACCTTGTCCATTTCAATGGCACatatctttttttatatttctgtAGTTTTCTGGCTGTCACAAGGAATATTGTGATCttaaaaatatcaatttttttaaataaaaaaaaccaatttttgGATTTGGCAATATTTTCTGTGTCTTCATTAGGGGATTTTATGATTCCTCAGGCCCCATGCAAGTAAGGGGAGTTGCTTTAAATTGTGaaggcaaaagtcatagatagccccCTAAACTTTGCCACATTTTTCTCTGGGGTGCCTAAATCGAGGATTGTATCTATTGGGTACCT
It includes:
- the LOC132029256 gene encoding E3 ubiquitin-protein ligase ATL42-like, translated to MSNSDRSSNHLAVHPSMLVIAILQFLLLNIVKVNGSPFQDLPSSQDESNNFRPSIAVVIGVLSIMFSLTFLLLLYAKFCRRSPPPLHNAMQIHQNGLTTLPIGRISSGIDKTVIESLPFFRFSLLKGSKKGLECAVCLSSFEDVEVLRLLPKCKHAFHINCIDQWLEKHSSCPLCRHKISAEDNSLLTYSNSFRFLRNQSELREDSNLELYVQREANGCNRSSRFSIGSISFKKSEKGVREDEILIQENDVFDQTEEQQNRILHKFNHKIIVSDVVLKHRWSNVSSSDFMLLNSEMINDTTSNRFSYLESRTNLESTSKVLRQNEKRSMSEILICPRFDDFSTRSCNRESSCVVPNNVKDEKRRNLWLPIARRTVQWFANREKRYAAQPEYTRQSFNV